The following proteins are encoded in a genomic region of Leptospira fainei serovar Hurstbridge str. BUT 6:
- a CDS encoding porin, translating into MNNLKVSIAICIFGFFVFGSPLFSEENRKTISSPDVKNSEKNENIPPETKEVDSNSSKELEVDTDSGKKPFLTEKDITNSSPLKLGFFVDSYYNASLNRPNSKEASYTTQATRTNEFNINLAYLDANFETNKYRGRFAVQFGTSVAANYVGEGTTGKTSNEFSVRNMQEAYGGIKLGKSTWLDMGIYFGHLGYESWVSHDNFVYTRSLSLDNVPYYVSGVRLSGKITDKLKYQLHLDNGYQVVTDNNKDVSGGFRLEWTPLKSLMFRWNTFMGNELPTAIPKEVRYYNNFIAEWKPSDSWIVASSFDVAYQRRADDRDLIYLPNGPAYINRDSSAYRQLYAGNLWVAYRFLPEWRIGSRFERYVDREQMIVQTGTLHGFQTGGATTTLDYIPNEFFLVRFTYQYRLSRDVIYPREANMSRLDRQFIFSLSIKI; encoded by the coding sequence ATGAACAATTTAAAAGTATCCATTGCGATCTGCATCTTCGGATTTTTCGTTTTCGGTTCTCCCCTTTTTTCAGAGGAAAATCGGAAGACTATTTCTTCGCCGGACGTAAAAAATTCGGAGAAAAATGAGAATATCCCCCCTGAAACGAAGGAGGTCGATTCTAATTCCTCCAAAGAACTTGAAGTCGATACAGATTCTGGGAAGAAACCTTTTCTTACGGAAAAAGATATCACAAATTCGTCTCCATTGAAGTTAGGATTTTTCGTAGATAGTTACTACAATGCAAGCCTTAATCGGCCAAATTCCAAGGAGGCTTCGTACACTACGCAGGCGACGCGAACCAACGAATTCAATATCAATTTGGCGTATTTGGACGCTAATTTCGAAACAAATAAATATCGGGGTCGGTTTGCCGTGCAGTTCGGAACGTCCGTTGCGGCGAATTACGTGGGGGAAGGAACTACCGGGAAGACAAGTAACGAATTTTCCGTTCGCAATATGCAGGAAGCCTATGGAGGAATCAAACTTGGAAAATCCACATGGTTGGATATGGGTATTTATTTTGGTCATTTGGGATACGAATCCTGGGTATCTCATGACAACTTCGTTTATACGAGATCCCTTTCGTTAGATAACGTACCCTATTACGTTTCCGGTGTTCGTCTAAGCGGAAAAATAACCGATAAACTGAAGTATCAACTACACTTGGACAACGGCTATCAAGTTGTAACGGATAATAACAAGGATGTCTCCGGCGGGTTTCGATTGGAATGGACTCCGTTGAAAAGCCTTATGTTTCGATGGAATACGTTTATGGGAAACGAATTGCCGACGGCGATACCCAAAGAAGTCCGTTACTATAATAATTTTATCGCAGAATGGAAACCTTCCGATTCTTGGATTGTCGCATCTTCGTTCGACGTCGCATATCAACGTAGGGCGGACGATCGCGACTTAATATATCTTCCCAACGGGCCGGCCTACATAAATAGGGATAGTTCCGCTTATCGACAGCTATATGCCGGAAATCTTTGGGTAGCTTATCGGTTTTTACCTGAATGGAGAATCGGTTCCCGCTTCGAAAGATATGTGGACCGAGAGCAGATGATCGTTCAAACCGGAACTTTACACGGTTTTCAAACCGGCGGTGCGACGACGACTTTGGATTATATTCCGAACGAGTTCTTTTTGGTTCGATTTACGTATCAATATCGGCTTTCGAGAGACGTAATCTATCCGAGAGAGGCTAACATGTCGAGATTGGATCGACAATTTATATTCTCCCTATCCATAAAAATCTAA
- a CDS encoding monovalent cation:proton antiporter-2 (CPA2) family protein → MEQQSILITAIILLATAVFCVPIFKKLGIGSIIGYVAGGILIGPYGIRLVTGGAEILHFAEFGVVLLLFLIGLELRPQTLWVLRKPVFGMGFAQVVITSCILTFLIEWTFHIGWIAASLLGLSLSLSSTAFALQSLAEKNQLTTAHGRSAFAILLFQDLAVIPVMAILPLAALNNSVTDHQVAFDSTKFGLALLAILLVVLGGRYLTRPLFRIIASSGNHEIFVALSLLLVLGVALAMEMVGLSMALGSFLGGVLLADSEYRHELEANLEPFKGLLLGLFFLAVGMSMNVDILSMNPFFVIGIAIGLMLVKGLVLYAIGRFNNLNNESAINLSLNISQGGEFAFVILNVAVQFGILEKQISEYSIVVVTISMLLTPFFTILKEKLLDPYFNEEEEIPADVIDERNRVIIAGFGRVGQIIGRMLYVHKIGFTALEHNAEQVSAARKFGHKIYYGDASRLDLLVSAGAAQADILILAVQDMELSLKIAELVKKNFPNLQIIARARNRAHYFNLMDLGVETIRRDTFASSLEIGGEALIELGFLPSEVEAILQKFRAYDEDMLLGQYKVRHNEKELIAFSKNAVKQLEEAFAADRLEKEAS, encoded by the coding sequence ATGGAACAGCAGAGCATTCTAATCACGGCGATTATTTTATTGGCAACAGCGGTCTTTTGCGTTCCTATCTTTAAGAAATTAGGAATCGGATCCATCATCGGCTACGTAGCCGGAGGAATTCTAATCGGTCCGTACGGAATAAGATTAGTGACGGGAGGCGCGGAAATACTTCATTTTGCGGAGTTCGGAGTAGTTTTACTTCTTTTTCTAATCGGTTTGGAGCTTCGCCCTCAAACGCTTTGGGTCCTTCGAAAACCTGTTTTCGGGATGGGCTTTGCGCAGGTCGTGATTACGTCTTGTATATTAACTTTTTTGATAGAATGGACGTTTCATATCGGTTGGATAGCCGCGTCTCTTTTAGGCCTCAGTCTTTCTCTTTCTTCTACTGCATTTGCGCTCCAATCCTTGGCCGAAAAAAACCAATTAACTACTGCTCACGGTCGATCTGCATTTGCCATTCTATTATTCCAGGATCTTGCCGTAATTCCCGTCATGGCAATCCTTCCCCTTGCTGCACTTAATAATTCGGTTACCGACCATCAAGTCGCCTTCGACTCGACTAAATTCGGTTTAGCTTTACTTGCGATTCTGTTAGTCGTTTTGGGAGGTCGCTACCTGACACGGCCCTTATTTCGGATTATCGCTTCCTCCGGAAATCATGAGATTTTCGTAGCACTTTCTCTTTTGCTAGTTTTAGGCGTTGCCTTAGCTATGGAGATGGTCGGCCTGTCGATGGCTCTTGGATCGTTTTTAGGAGGCGTACTTCTCGCCGATTCCGAATATCGTCACGAACTGGAGGCAAACTTAGAACCGTTTAAGGGACTGCTGCTTGGTCTATTTTTCTTGGCTGTAGGAATGTCGATGAATGTGGACATATTATCGATGAATCCTTTTTTTGTAATCGGGATTGCAATCGGTCTAATGCTCGTCAAAGGCTTGGTTCTTTACGCCATCGGTAGATTCAATAATTTAAATAACGAATCAGCAATCAACTTATCGTTAAATATTTCCCAAGGTGGAGAATTCGCTTTCGTTATTCTGAATGTAGCGGTTCAATTCGGAATTCTTGAAAAACAAATATCGGAATATTCGATCGTAGTCGTTACGATATCGATGCTTTTAACCCCCTTCTTTACGATTTTAAAAGAAAAACTATTGGACCCATATTTCAACGAAGAAGAGGAAATACCGGCAGACGTAATTGACGAGAGAAATCGGGTCATCATTGCCGGGTTCGGTCGCGTCGGACAAATCATCGGCAGAATGCTTTACGTACATAAAATCGGATTCACCGCGTTGGAACATAATGCCGAGCAAGTTAGCGCCGCACGTAAATTCGGTCACAAGATCTATTATGGGGATGCGAGTCGTTTGGATTTGCTAGTTTCAGCCGGAGCTGCTCAGGCCGACATTCTGATCTTAGCGGTACAGGATATGGAATTATCCCTAAAAATTGCGGAACTTGTGAAGAAAAACTTCCCGAATCTCCAGATCATTGCTCGCGCCAGAAACAGAGCACATTATTTTAATCTAATGGATCTGGGAGTGGAGACGATTCGCAGGGACACTTTTGCTTCGTCACTCGAGATAGGGGGAGAAGCTCTCATTGAACTCGGTTTCTTACCGTCCGAGGTGGAGGCGATTCTTCAGAAATTCAGAGCGTATGACGAAGATATGCTATTAGGCCAATACAAAGTTCGCCATAATGAAAAAGAGCTCATCGCATTTTCTAAGAATGCTGTCAAGCAATTGGAAGAAGCATTTGCAGCGGATAGACTGGAAAAGGAAGCTTCGTAG